The Mercurialis annua linkage group LG2, ddMerAnnu1.2, whole genome shotgun sequence genome contains a region encoding:
- the LOC126670585 gene encoding uncharacterized protein LOC126670585 produces the protein MTYTKSDSDDSTSISSPPPAYTVENPPSDAPDLSSANASPTVTSPGFSPRRSSFSRHSGVSSANAPPPFAIPANSPRRSSSSRHSVVSSSCSRISGPYAKILADREKKEAERLNRIREWRFSVIREEEEEDGKLFYFRSNSDFDDEVSRRFHISLAVLGLILMLCTFCFIIRSSIRPFPPRIIVKSLRVHHFYFGQGSDSTGVPTKMITMNCSLEIKVDNYAKYFGIYVSSMPINLMYSEITAASGELKETYQSRKSEMTEFVNLEGVGVPLYGAGLNLVISDSHMNQTVPFKLRFDVQSRGNGLGRLVSSKYTRRISCSFAIQSGSYNNKPIIFENDSCAYD, from the exons ATGACGTACACCAAATCAGATTCCGACGACTCAACAAGCATCTCATCTCCGCCGCCGGCGTACACCGTGGAAAATCCACCGTCAGACGCTCCAGACTTGTCATCAGCCAATGCCTCGCCGACTGTCACTAGTCCAGGGTTCTCGCCGCGGCGTTCTTCCTTTTCCCGCCACTCAGGAGTCTCATCAGCCAATGCTCCGCCGCCTTTCGCTATTCCAGCGAACTCGCCGCGGCGTTCTTCCTCTTCCCGCCACTCAGTAGTCTCGTCGTCGTGCAGCAGAATTTCTGGCCCTTACGCGAAGATCCTGGCCGACAGGGAGAAGAAAGAAGCCGAGAGGCTTAACAGGATTAGAGAGTGGAGATTTAGCGTTATTCgcgaagaggaagaagaagatggaaAACTGTTTTATTTTAGGAGCAATAGTGATTTTGATGATGAAGTTTCGCGACGGTTTCATATTTCGCTTGCGGTTTTAGGGCTTATTCTGATGCTTTGCacgttttgtttcattattCGGAGTTCTATCAGGCCGTTTCCACCACGAATCATTGTTAAG AGTTTGAGAGTGCATCATTTTTATTTCGGTCAAGGATCAGACTCGACAGGTGTACCGACAAAGATGATAACGATGAATTGTTCATTAGAGATTAAAGTTGATAATTATGCCAAGTATTTTGGGATTTATGTTAGCTCGATGCCTATTAATCTCATGTACTCTGAAATCACAGCTGCTTCCGGCGAG TTGAAGGAAACTTATCAATCAAGAAAGAGCGAGATGACGGAGTTTGTGAATCTTGAAGGTGTCGGAGTTCCTCTATACGGTGCAGGGTTGAATTTGGTGATTTCCGACTCGCATATGAATCAAACAGTACCATTTAAGTTACGTTTTGATGTTCAGTCGCGAGGAAATGGTCTGGGGAGATTGGTGAGTTCAAAGTATACAAGGCGTATTTCTTGTTCTTTTGCTATTCAATCTGGTAGTTATAATAATAAACCTATCATTTTTGAGAATGATTCATGTGCATATGATTGA